The sequence AAGCAGATTTTTGTGTTATCTGCAGTCTCCCCAGAGAAGATGCCTCTAGCGTTGCAGAACATTAGAAAAATTCTGAAGGTGCGATATCAGCATACTTACAATTGTGaaacatattaattttattgactTTGGTGTAATGAACTCTATGAAATGTGAAATTCCAATTTGTACTTTTCAGCCAAATGGTTGTGTGCTGTTTCGTGATTATGCTATTGGTGACCTTGCTCAGGttgatcctctctctctctctctctgaaattttttgctaagaTTGATTAAACTCTGTAATTCTCTGCCAAAGAACttgaacccccccccccccccacccccccctcCCAAAAGGTTTAGTGTTTGGATGGGCTTATTTTGTGAAAGGTGAtgctttaaaaagttgtacattcTCTTTTAAGGTAAAATTAAGCTCATCCAAATGTAGTGTGAGTTAGTAAACCAGGttggttttatatttcttgAAGGCCAGTAATGGTTatggtaaaaaaggaaaagagaaaagagaaaaagggggggggggggtgtctAATTGCCTTTTTTGATAGTTGATAAAACTTGACTCCTGCATGGGTCTAAACCTGTCACCCGTGTCCTCACCCCTCAGCAATTATTTTCCATATCATTGGTGAAGGTAAGGTTTCACCATCTTCTACCGAATATTCCCATCCTTCAATGTGCTTGCTTGAGATGAAGTGGTTTGGTGTATCCTGGGTGATTTAATGCTCTCCTCTTGAAGAGTATGAGCAGCCATAATATCTTTTAATACAATATGAGCATCCCTGTtccatcaaacataattttgattgttCAGCCCAAAACAGGGTGGATCACAAAACTaaaattcttatttaatttatctataaaaaataaaataaaatttctcatttAGTTTGTGGCAAATCACCCCCTCCCCCAACccctccaaaacaaaaaatttgtttaagttATGCGAATCTTATATTGGTTACTTCTTGtcttcataattttttctatatttttttatactatgtTTGCAGGAGAGGTTTACTTGCAAGGATCAAAAGATTAGTGAAAACTTTTATGTCAGGGGTGATGGCACTGTAAGTTCCAGTCTTGTTTATATGATGTGTCTAGTTTCTTGAGTTAGCCACTTATTTATGTAAaactttattgttattattttctcttttcagcgagctttctatttttctaatgAGTTCTTGACAAGTCTATTTGAAGAAAATGGATTTCATGTTGAAGAACTTGGTTTGTGCTGCAAACAAGTAGAGAACCGCTCGAGGGAGTTGGTGATGAATCGGTAGGTGATAGTCTTAAATTTCCATTGCAgtttgttattttatatttttacatttaaattttGGCTTTTACTTATGATAGCATAATAGATATCATGTTAATGTGAATTTAGTAATCTGTCTATTTAAGGCTCTAAATTGAATTGTTTTGTCAAGTCATTAGCTCAAcaatttaataagaaaaaacttTGCTcttggcaaatttttttttttttggtgccaGCCACTTTGTTTAAAttgtattaaaagatcatctcttTGATGAatgtatgtttttgtttgtcatGATTCTAGGCGTTGGATCCAAGCTGTTTTCCACCATTCAGATGATGCAAGCTCTTCTTCCAGTATGGAAGCTTCAGTTAAGATAGACTTGCCTGGTGAAGAGTATATTGAGCCTAAAGTCAGGGAGAATACATTGACGGAGGTTGTGAATAATTTTGATGTTGACATGTCAGAGGGTGTGGCAGTTGATATGTTTGGGATTTCACCTTCCAATGATAATGAGGTAAAGTTttacctttttccttttatctttctaGTTGTACCTAAGGGTCTGTTTGTATACcgtttatttgttgaaaactgaaaacttattgctgaaaacattgtagcaaaataatttttaaaagtgtgaATAGTGCCTTGGGACCTAGAAATGTATGGGTATgcgtgttttttgtgtttttggctgGGTTGTGAACAGTGTTGTGGGATctagccaaaaacaaaaacgcaaacgcaatGCTGAATCATTTGCACGCAAACGCACACTAAATTTTCCTAAACTATTGCAACAATTTCTCACCTATGCTTAGGCTGTTAAAAATTCAATATTCTGCATATATAACTTGTTTTGTTGGTTACTTCAATAGTAGATTTCATTGTTATTTGAACAGGAAAGATATAGATATTTGAATaagcttataaaaaaaaaaattgaattggcAGAAgtcaaacatgtttttgttttactaatttttgCCTTTAGGGGTGCTGAACTGATCATTTAATTAGAAAGAGCATTGTTACTCactttttcttggtttttccttttagaCTGTTGTGGTCAACCTTGGAGAATCTAACTACAAGATTGAAGTACTGTCCAAGGAGTATCAACACACCTGCAAATCAACTGGCTTGATGCTGTGGGAATCAGCTCGTTTGATGGCTTCTGTATTAGCAGGAAATCCTACTATTGTTGCAGGGAAAAGGGTGTTAGAGTTGGGGTGTGGCTGTGGAGGCATCTGCTCTATGGCTGCTGTTGTATCTGCTGACCTAGTAGTTGCCACTGATGGAGATACAAATGCTCTTAACCTACTGTCCCGAAATGTCAATTCAAATATTAAGCCACCATTCCTTGACAAATTGATCACAAAGAGACTACAATGGGGAAACAGAGACCACATAGAAGCCATCaaggaaataaataatagaGGTTTTGATGTCATTGTAGGCACAGATGTGACTTATATTCCTGAAGCTATTTTGCCCTTGTTTGCAACTGCAAAAGAAATGATTTCATCGAAAGGAGGCATTACAGTGGATTGGGAACCAGCATTAATCCTTTGCCATGTATTTCGCCGAGTAGATGAACCATCTATTCTGTCAGCTGCATCCAAATTTGGTTTTAGGCTAGTCGATAAGTGGCATGCAGGAACTCCAAGTAATCAATCTAAAAGCATTATCAATTCTTGGTTCTCAGAGAATGCTTTCAAGGATTGTATTCCAAGTACTGCCCTGAATATTATGTACTTTCAAATAGAGTGAAGCATTGTCGGGCTTCTGATTTTATAGCAATTTTCATCGATATCAATTAGTATAATGAGAATGCAAAAGCTTAAGATGAGTGACATTTTTGCTTGTAAGAGAGTATGCAGACTACCAAAGCAGAATTGTAGTTAAAAGTTAAGTAATATTTGAAGTTTAGTAGTTATTGAATGggtaatttttctattttatctttttcatcAGTATTATGATTGTTTCTCACTAACTGTTTTATTACACTTTCTTGAAAAGATTTGAACTCAAACCCACCTGGCTGTAAATaaagtttatttatatatattaaagtttaaaatcaGATTTAGATTTGACTATTAAATGAGTCAAACTAAAACAGGATAATACATTCATGAAATCTGAAAAGGATCATAAATATGTCtcaatttttaatattcaaacTAAAACAGGATAACACATTCATGAAATCTGAAAAGGATCATAAATATGTGtctcaatttttaatattttagaagCAATAAATTTAAGGgtacaacaattttcataaattttttttctcaattagtAAGGTGGTATGTTGTTAAGAACTCAAGACAAAGTCAAGATAACCAAAAGGAAGCAAAAACTAAGGCAGTAAATCCAAGTGCCGATTGGCACTTAAAGGTCTCCAATTTGGACTTCAACCCCTCAAATTGGCACGCTAACCTCTGCTTGCCTAAAATGCATTCCAATTCATACCTAGCCAAGTCCAACACATGAAAGTCATCCAACAATCAATTTTGGGATTGAATTAGAGTTGTAATTAACGCAAGTGGAAAACTAATTGAGCACACTTCCTAGTAGTTGGTTAGGCTTAGATTTAGTTGGAAGTTACTTAGGGTAAGTGCACATGTAGCACAAGTATATTCTTTAATCACATGCCTAGCTATTGAGTTCATCCAATAGTAATGAGTCATGTGGCCATTGAGAATGAGGCAAGTAATGCATAAATTGTGCCGTgtcatcatcattgtcatgGATGGAAGAATAATCAAGTTGTCGCctagttttcttattttctcaTGGAGGTAGAGACTCCCTTGAGGTAGTCTCACCCTTTCTCTGTTTAGTTTTCTTGGAGAAGTTGAGTCATTCGAAGCAATCACAACTCATTCAATCATCAAGTATTCATAGTAAACCTTCATAATTAAAACCCTAGAAGTGTTGTCACACAAGCCTTAATCTCTTAAACCACCCTAACCTTAAGGCCAAACCTTAAACTGTAAGGCCTTAAACATTGAGTTCTAGCATCCTAACCATCAAGAACTATCTTGAATCATCCAAGAAACCTAATCCTAACTGAGTTAATTACATATGTAATGACTAGTGctaagaaaaatgatattgtttCAATCACAGTTTTTTAAGATATTCACTATAAAAATGCTAATAGATTAAGTTAATTCTATAAAAGGTCCTTGATGAGCATAAGTTAGATGAGAGATACaaagcttttatttttgaatactTGTTTATTTCAAATTAGACAACTCTCATATATTCATTGCAGTTTAGAAGATGATAAGTTCTCTTGATttcaaagttgataattttgtatataatatatttatgacTTATGATTTACTTTAGagttagaaaataaagaaaataaagtttttttttttttacctcataCACACATATGTAACtagtatgtgtgtgtgctcacgcgcacttattttgaatttttcttgtcTAGTATATATGTACATCAATACCATTATAACGCGAGTCTCTTGTCAAACAAAATTCATAACTCCACTCCTAAAcatattaattcatttatttaaaaagacaaaaaaaaaaaggtaaaaataactcactttttattttgaatatcaATGTTGAATATATATCTAGTATATCTGCAAGTTAAGTTTAATGTGACACAACAGCTaactgaaaacaaaacaaaacaagaaatggAATCAAGTATTAAGAATATTTTCTTTGTAATAAATAATACGGTTATTTCATTTCTTTGGTACATTTActtagattttgttttcttattatttattcaGAATTTAACTAGTGAAAAATTTGTAAGATTTCAAATTTGTATAAAGAATGTTTTAATACACAATTAAAATCATGAGATATATTCTTTAGAAGTGATATGAaggatttatattttttgaatggaTAGAAGACATATGAAGGATTAATAATGCAAGAGACACATTAAAACTCATCCAACACTCAACTTTTGACATGCTATATATCTTCCTTCCAATTATGGATTTTGATCCTCTATCAATGTATAAATGCtgataattaagaaaataaattgatgcATATAGAAAATTTTACTAGAGTTGGAAAGGAATTTAAATCCAtatgtttattttgtaaaattgaaTTCCTATATATTAAgtaatataatttttggaatcATTTTTGACAAAGAGTATGGAGGCCACGTagtataatgtttttttttttttttttgtggggtggGGATGGAGGGGAGGATGGTCCCCTGGTCCTCATGTGGCTCTCTTCCACTAGTTGTTATCAAACTATCCAAAAATCTAATACAAAtaacataaattaattttatattctaTGTCGTATATATCTAAGATAAAGACTTAATATACAAATACATACATATCAATTATATTACAAAACCTGCTTTAagtacacacacatatatataatagaaaacaTTAGGGTTATTCTCAAATTTCAACgtacaaaacaataaaaaaatagattaaaaggTCAAAGATGTTTGTATTGTATATGAAGCTAAGAATCACGCTAACAGTTGCTTGCTTAATAAACTATATAAGGTATCAATATTCCCGTGTAAAGGTGTGAATTTGgtatttatattttgtgaaCAGTAATTTAGGATTtcaggtggtggtggtggggatACTGCTAGACCTACACAGATAGATGGAATTGCATGCGTATTGCTATCTTCGAAAAAAACATGTGAATGTATTTACGTTTTTGTGAGCAGTTTAATTTAGTGCTCACTGCTCTGCAACACCTCCATATTGGGCCAATTGCATGCGTATTGCTAGACTGATAGGTCTGGATAATACATGTGATCAAGCACATGGCtataccctctctctctctctctctctctgcctctGATATATATAGCAGCAGTAGTTAAAAGATGCATGATGCATGGTTTGTCTTGAGTTGCAAAACC is a genomic window of Quercus lobata isolate SW786 chromosome 2, ValleyOak3.0 Primary Assembly, whole genome shotgun sequence containing:
- the LOC115969425 gene encoding uncharacterized protein LOC115969425; translated protein: MASDAQEGEEQEQQQAPQRIQIFPTPTNAISPFWREKYEREAKKYWDIFYKRHQDRFFKDRHYLDKEWGHYFSGSGKKVLLEVGCGAGNTIFPLLATYPDVFVYACDFSPRAVNLVKMHKDFKESRVSAFVCDLTVDDLIKEIPPSSIDIVTMIFVLSAVSPEKMPLALQNIRKILKPNGCVLFRDYAIGDLAQERFTCKDQKISENFYVRGDGTRAFYFSNEFLTSLFEENGFHVEELGLCCKQVENRSRELVMNRRWIQAVFHHSDDASSSSSMEASVKIDLPGEEYIEPKVRENTLTEVVNNFDVDMSEGVAVDMFGISPSNDNETVVVNLGESNYKIEVLSKEYQHTCKSTGLMLWESARLMASVLAGNPTIVAGKRVLELGCGCGGICSMAAVVSADLVVATDGDTNALNLLSRNVNSNIKPPFLDKLITKRLQWGNRDHIEAIKEINNRGFDVIVGTDVTYIPEAILPLFATAKEMISSKGGITVDWEPALILCHVFRRVDEPSILSAASKFGFRLVDKWHAGTPSNQSKSIINSWFSENAFKDCIPSTALNIMYFQIE